CTCTGGGGTAGCCCGCGTGCGGCCCAGGTTGATGTTGCTGATCATCTCCCGCATGGCGTTGATGTCGACCCGGTCGCGTCCCAGGGCCATCAGGTAGTCGACTATGGTCTCGTCGCCGATCACCATGCCCGTCTTGCGGGCCGCATCGGCCAGGATCTTCTTCTGCAGGACATCGCGTTCAACGCCCTGTTCGTACTCGGTCGGCAGGCGGAGGGGCTGCACGCGGGTGGGCAGGTTAGCCGGAGCGCCGGCCAGCATCGCCTCGTAGGCGCCCATCTGCTCCACCTGACGTAGGAACGCGACGAGGATGTTGCGCTTGGAAACCAGCGAGCTGAGCTCGCCCTCGGTGAGCTTGCCGCCGTCCCAAGTGACCGCCACCTCGCCGCGGCGGCTGGCCGAGCCGCCGGTCTGGGCCGCGTTCATCCATTGCATCAGCGGGTCGGCGACCACGAACGCCATAATGCACAGCACGCCCAACAGGATGACTGCGAACTTGGAGTTCTTGCGGAAATAATCGAAGGAGGAATTGGCCATTTTCTGCTTTAGGGGTGAGCAATCGCGCTCTCCAGCGGCCGGGGGCACACTTGACAGCGTCTGCGGCGGGTTCCTATATCCTTGACAACCCGACCAATCGATTAGAAGCGGGCAATTCTATGGCAGATTGACGTAAATGCAATGGCAATCGGGAGTGTGGGCGACTCCCGCGGCCGAAATTCGACTAACAGCAGTTCACCCAGAGCGGTAGCACGTCCTACCATGACTCAGGGCGGCGACATCCAGGCCGCCCGCGGCCGCGTTGAGTCGCGCCGCTGAAGGACGCAGCGAGAAGTCAGGAAGCAATGGCCAAGAAGAAGGCGGCAAACGGGGCGAGCGGCAACGCGTTGGTGATCGTAGAATCGCCAGCCAAGGCCAAGACAATCGGCAAGTACCTCGGCAAGGGCTTCACGGTCGAGGCCTCGGTAGGCCATGTCCGCGACCTGCCGCAGGGCGCCAAGCAGATCCCTGCCAAGTACAAGGGGGAACCCTGGGCAAACCTGGGGGTCAACGTCGAGGACAACTTCACTCCGATCTACGTCACCTCGCCCGGCAAGTCGAAGCAGATCAAGCTGCTGAAAGACCAGCTGAAGAAGGCCGACACCCTCTACCTCGCGACGGACGAAGACCGCGAAGGGGAGGCCATCAGTTGGCACCTGCTGGAGCTCCTTAAGCCCAAGGTGCCGGTCCACCGCTTGGTGTTCCACGAGATCACCAAGGACGCCATCCAGGCCGCGCTCGCCACGCCCCGCGAGGTTGACGACGGCCTGGTCCGCGCCCAAGAGACCCGCCGCATCCTCGATCGGCTGTACGGCTACGAGGTCTCCCCCCTCTTGTGGCGGAAGGTCCGACCGAAGTTGTCCGCCGGCCGCGTCCAGAGTGTGGCGGTCCGCCTGATCGTCGAGCGGGAACGCGATCGTATGGCGTTCGTGTCCGCAACCTGGTGGGACCTGATCGGCACGTTCGCCAAAGAGGACGGCCAGAAGCTGGAAGCGGCGATCGTCTCGGTGGATGGGAAGAAGATCCCCAGCGGGTCCAACTTCGACCCGATGACGGGCAAGCTGAAGAAGCCGGACATGCTGCTGCTGGACGGCCCGGCGTCCGAAGCCTTGGCGGAGAAGCTCCGCACCGGTGAGTTCACCGTCACGAAGGTCGAGGAGAAGCCGTACACGACCAAGCCGTACGCGCCGTTCACCACCAGCACGCTCCAGCAGGAGGCGAACCGCAAGCTGGGGTTCACCGCCCGTCGCACCATGGGCGCCGCCCAGAGCCTGTACGAGAACGGCCACATCACCTACATGCGTACCGACTCGACCAACCTCGCGAAGGTGGCCGTCGAGGACGCCCGCAACCTGGTGGCGAGCGAGTACGGCGATTCCTTCCTGCCGGCCGAGCCCCGCACCTACAGCGGGAAGGTTAAGAACGCCCAGGAGGCACACGAGGCGATCCGCCCGGCCGGCCACCCGTTCCCGCTGTTGTCGGAGATGCGCAGCTCGCTTAATTCCGACGAATTCAAGATCTTCGAGCTGATCTGGAAGCGGACGGTCGCCAGCCAGATGGAGAACGCCCGCGGGCGGCGGATCGTGGTGACCATTGAGGGCGGCGGCTGCGTCTTTCAGGTGAGCGGCAAGACCATCGACTTTCCCGGTTACCTGCGGGCGTACGTGGAGGGGTCGGACGACCCGGACGCCGAGCTGGCCGACCAGGAGAAGGCCCTGCCGAGCGTGGTCGAGGGCGAGAAGCTGACCTGCGTTGAGATGCTCAACAAGGACCACACCACCCAGCCCCCCAGCCGGTACAGCGAGGCCGCGCTCACCAAGGCGCTGGAAGAGAAGGGCATCGGCCGGCCGTCAACCTACGCGTCGATTATCGACACCATCCAGGCACGCAATTACGTGTTCAAGAAGGGCGGGGCGCTGGTCCCGACCTGGGTCGCGTTCAGCGTGATCAAGCTGCTGGAGGACCACCTGGGCGGGTTGGTCGATTACCAGTTCACCGCCGAGATGGAGGACGACCTCGACGCGATTAGCCGTGGGGAGAAAGAGTACCTGGAGTACCTCAAGGGCTTCTACTTCGGGAACGGCAAGCCCGGCCTGAAGAAGCAGCTTGAGAACAAGATCGACGACATCGATCCCCGCACCATCAGCCGCATCAAGATCGGCGACGCCGAAGGCGACGAGGTGTTTGTGCGGGTGGGCAAGTTCTCGCCGTTCGTCGAGAAGGGCGAACGCACCGCGTCGCTCCCCGAGGAACTGCCGCCCGACGAGGTGAAGCTGGACTACGCGCTTGAGCTGCTCGCCCAGGCGGCCAAGGCGGACGAGCCGCTGGGAACCTGCCCGGAGACCGGTAAGCCGGTCTACCTCAAGACCGGCCGCTTCGGACCTTATGTCCAGCGTGGCACGATGGAGGACGACGAGAAGCCAAAGAACGCCTCGCTGCTCAAGGGGATGAGCGTCGACGACGTCGACTTCCCGACCGCCCTGAAGCTGCTCAGCCTGCCGCGGGAGCTCGGCGTTCACCCCAAGCTCGAGAATGTCATCACCGCCTACAACGGCCGATACGGACCGTACGTTAAGTGTGGCGATGAGACCCGCAGCCTGCCGGCCGACGTGTCGCCGCTGGACGTCACGGTCGAGCAGGCGATCGAACTGCTCAACCAGCCCAAGGCCCGTGGCCGCGGCCGTGGCGCGGCAAAGCCGCCGATCAAGGTGTTCGACGAATCGCCGGTCACCGGGACCAAGGTTCAGCTGCTGGAGGGCCGTTACGGCCCGTACGTCACCGACGGCGAGACCAACGCGTCGCTCCCCAAGGGCGCCGACCCGGAAGAGCTCGACTTCAACGAGGCCCTCAACCTGCTAGCGGCCCGAGCGGCCGCCGGAGGGTCGAAGAAAAAGAAGGCGCCCAAGAAGAAGGCCGCCAAGAAGAAAGCAGCGAAGAAAACGACCAAGAAGGCTGCTAAGAAGAAAGCGGCCAAGAAGGAGTAGCGTTAGTTTCGGGCGCGCGATCGGTGGCTCGTGTGGCGGCCGCTCTCCTACGGAAGCAGGGCCTGGCTCTCAGACCACTGCCCGTGGATGCTCACGTCCAGCTTGTCCCGGTTCTTGGGCGGCACGATCAGCGGGGGCGAGGTTACCCCTTCGGCCAGGTTGCCGAGCTTGCGCCCGTTGCCGCCTACCAGACGCAGCCGCCCCGTTGGGTTGCGGCTGAAGTCGACCAGCGGCTCCATCCCGACCGCGTCCGCCGTCTTGCGGTTCGTGTCGATCCAACCGCCGATCCAGGTCACGGAGGTCAGTGCGCTCGGGCACTGCTCCAGCACGAACGGCCCGCCGCTGTACCGCGCACAGGAGTAGCACGTGATATTGCCCGACCGCTTGAAGTAGCCCATCAGCCCGCAGCGGCGCCAGTGGGTGCGGACAAAAATCATCCGCGTGGTCTGGGGGCAGTCGAGGTCGATCCCCCGCTCGAGGTTCTGGAACACGCAGTCGACGAACGCGTAGTTGTCACAGCCGTTGTCGCCGTAGACGCCCAGTCCGTACTTGCCATTGTTCTCCCCTAGGCCTAGCCCGCCCAGCGGGTCAGCGATGCCGGCATCCGGCGCCCGTGTGCGGTGGTAGAAGCCGCAGTCAACAAAGGTGTGGTCCCCTGAGTTTCTCCCCTTGGCGTTCTGGTCCGTGACCAGGCAGCCAGGGGTCGTGCGGCAGAGGTTCACCCCCTTGAGCTCAATCGCCCGACAACCAACCATCTGAATCCCGGCTTCTCCCTCCGGCAGGTCGAAGCAGATGATGCAGGCCCGCCCCTTGTTGCCCGCCCACCACGCGCGGCCCCACCCGACCGGGTCCATCAGCGTCCGGGAGGGGCCCTCTAGCTTCAGTGAGTGGACCCCATCGAGCACGATCGGTTCCTTCACCACGTGGACGCCCGGGGCAAGCACCTTCGGTTTGCCCGACAGCGCCGACGCCACCCAGTCGGCGACCGTTTCGGCGTTTTCGCCCGCAGCGGCGGGGGAGGCAGAGATCAACAGCAGGAGCAGCGTCAGGCGCTTTGGCATGCTTTAGCGGCTTCGTTGGAATGCGGCGGGGCGGATGGCGCTAATAAAGGGTACGCCACCGATCCATCGGAAGTTCCGCAAATCACGACGATTCAGTCGTCGCTCTCCGCCACGGCGTAGGCCGTGGCGTGGCTGCGGCAGTGGCTGATGCTGAGGTGGATCCGCTGGATGCCGGACCGCTCCAGTGCGTCGCGGGCGCCCCCTTGAAGCCGCACCACCGGCGCGCCGGAGGGCTGCTTGAAGACCTCGATGTCCCGCCACGAGATGCCCCGCACCCAGCCGGTGCCGAGCGCCTTGAGCACCGCCTCCTTGGCCGCCCAGCGGCCCGCGTAGTGCTGCGTGGCCGCCTTCTGGGCGCTGCAGTAGCTGATCTCGTGCTCGGTGTAGACCCGGTTGATGAACAGCTCGCCGTGCCGCTCAATCATCTTGGCGATGCGGAGCGTCTCGATGATGTCCGTGCCGATGCCGACAATCATGGGGCACGCTGTTGGAAGACGCTGGGAGCTAGTTGTTGTTTGAAATCGGAGAACGCGCGAGTTGGCTGCGGAGAACTAGCGCCGAGCGCCCTCCAACTCCCAACTAACCCAGCGCCTGACCCAGGTCGGCAATCAGATCCTCGGCGTTCTCCAGCCCGCAGGCCAGGCGGATCATGTTGTCTGGGATGCCGAACTGCTTGCGCTCCTCCGGGGTCCGCTTGTAGTAGCTCATCACCAGCGGCTGCTCGATCAGCGACTCGGCGCCGCCCAGGCTGGGGGCGATGCGGAAGATCTTGGCCGCGTCGACCACGTCGGCCGTGGCCCGCCAGTCGGCGTCCTTCACCAGGAACGTGACCAGCCCGCCGAAGCCCCGCATCGTCTGCGCTGCCACCTCGTGGTCGCGGTGCGATTCCAGTCCGGGGTAGTACACCTTCTGCACCCGCGGGTGCTCCTCCAGGAACCGCGCCACGGCCAGGCCGTTCTCGTTGTGCCGCTGCATGCGGAGCTCGAAGGTTTTCAGGCCACGGTTCAGCAGGTAGATGTTCTGCGGGCCGTTGACGGCGCCCATCACGCCGCGGAGGTCGCGGATGCTGGCCATCTGCTGCTTCGACCCGCACACCACGCCGGCCAGCAGGTCGTTGTGGCCGCCCAGGTACTTTGTGGCCGAGTGCAGCACGTAGTCGACGCCCGCCTCGATCGGCCGCAGGTTGTACGGCGTGGCGAGCGTGGCGTCGATCATGGTCTCGACCTCGTGCTGGCGGCCGATCTCGGCGAACCGCTCCAGGTCCACGCAGCTCTGGTGCGGGTTGGTGGGCGACTCGCTGACCAGCAACCGCGTGCGCGGCGTGATGGTCGCCTCCAGGGCCTGGTAGTCGCCGGTCTTGACCTCGTGGGTCACCACGCCGAAGCGCGACAGGTGCTCCTTGCAGAACTGTCGGCTGCGGTGGTAGCACTCGTCGAAGAAGATGACCTCGTCGCCCTGGCTGAGCTTGGCCATCAGCAGCCCGACCAACGCCGCCATCCCGCTGGAGAACAGCACGGCCGACTCGGCGCCTTCCAGCGCGGCCAGCTTGGCCTCGACCACCTTCTCGCCGGGGTTGCCGTAGCGGCCGTACTCCTCGCGGGGCTGGTCCTGCTCGATGAAGTTTATGATCGACTGCGTGTCGGTGAACGTGTAGGTCGACGCGCAGAAGATGGGGTCTGTGATCGAGTCGCCCGGCTTCTGCCGGGCCTCGCCCGCGTGCACCGCGACGGTCGACGCGCCCGGCTGGGAGGTCAGCCCGGCCTGCGGTTGCTTGGCGGCTTCGGGATTGCTTTTTGCTTCTTGCACTTTGTTCTGGATCGCTTCCGTCGTAGCCATCGTTGGCGCGCCTCGCGCTGGTGAAGTGGGGGAGGCTGACGGCGCCAATACGAAACAAGCCGCCAACCTAGTTCAGGCTCGCGGCTTACTTGGCGTTCCACGGCGTCGATCAGACTACGCGCGGAAGAAACATTGCGTTGGAGTACGACCAGCCGAAGTCGATGATCATAGCTGGCTGGTGCGTTGGCTCTTTAGCAGTTTCGGCTGCAAGCGGCCACAAATCCCGAATTGCCATAAGCTTAGCTTATTCTAGGGGCTCCTTCAAGAGGCCGGCCAGCCGCCGCGCCGCCAATCAGCCGCCGCTAAGGCAAGGCCGGCACGCGGCAGCTCGAGTTTTGTCCCGTTCTGCGCTATCGATTCTTAGGGACAAAAGTCGGCCCGTACCGTCATCCGCCATTGCCGTAAGTTGTTTTTGAATAACGGCTTGCCGCGCCGCGTCTGGCCTGCGGGCGGCGACTTTTGTCCAAGGTGGTGCGCCCATAGGGACAAAAGTCGGCGATGCGAGATTGCGCGGAGCTCATCCTGACCGGCGACGCGGCGCAGCGCCTACCGAGCGGGTCCGGTTTCCAAAGAACGAGCGGACGGAATCCGCCGCATGCCACTATTGGAAGCGACCAGGTGGCCGGTTTCTACAACAAAGTCACCTTTGAGCCGGACTCGTTCTGTGGGTCAGGTCATCGACGGCATGCTGACGACCGGCGGCGCAGCAGCGGACCAGGCCACGCCGCCGTCGTGAGAACAGGATTGGACGGACGATCGTTAGTAGTCATTCCTTGAATTGAGACACGTTTGCTGAAAACCGATAGGCGAGTCGATAGATTTGTTGCATCTGCCGTTGATTGATCTGACGGCCGTCTCTCTCTTCGTTCGCATAAGAGTGATGCTGGGATCTCCGATGCACCGTCTCCTCTTCCCAATGCCAATCTTGGCAATCCTATTGGCAACCGCTGCTTGCGGCGGCTGCGCTACCCAGGTCGCCCAGGCAGCCGACGCCGCACCCGACGGCGCCCGCCACCGGGTGCTGGTCTCGACCGACATCGGCGGCACCGACCCGGACGACTTCCAGTCGATGGTCCACCTGCTGGTCTACGCGGACCTGTTCGAAATAGAGGGGCTGGTCGCCTCGCCCTACGGCCCTGGTCGGAAGCAGGACCTGCTGCGGGTGATCGACGCCTACGAACAGGACTACCCGTGCCTGGCCCGCCACTCCGAGCGTTACCCCACCGCCGACACGCTCCGCGCGGTCTGCAAGCAGGGCGCTACGGAGCTGCCGGGCGCCTCGGGGCTTGGCGAGCCGACCGAGGGCTCGCGGTGGATCATCGAGTCCGCCCGGCGGGACGACCCGCGTCCGCTGCACGTATTGGTGTGGGGCGGTCTGGAGGACCTGGCCCAGGCCCTGCATGACGCGCCGGACATCCTCCCCAAGCTGCGGGTCTACTTCATCGGCGGGCCCAACAAGAAGTGGAGCGTGAACGCGTACAACTACATCGAGCAGCGCCACCCCGAACTGTGGATGATCGAGGCCAACGCCACCTACCGCGGCTGGTTCACCGGCGGCGATCAGCAGGGCGAGTGGGACAACCGCCGGTTCGTCGCCAGTCACGTCGCCGGTCACGGCGCGTTGGGGGCGTTGTTCGTCGACGCCAAGGACGACCTCAAGATGGGCGACACGCCGTCGGTCGCTCGGCTGCTGCACGGCGTGCCGGACGACCCGGCCGCGCCGGGCTGGGGCGGCAGCTACGTGCGGATCTGGGATGGAAGGAAGACCGTTTTTCATGGGCTCCCCACCCGCGATGCCCAGTCCGAGGCGTTTGGCGTAACCGAGTTCGTGCTGCACACCCCGGACGGCTACCTGCCCGAGCACCACACGCAAATGACGTTCTCGGGCGGCCGGCCGCCGTCGCCGGGCGTGGTGGAGGAGGGGGGACTCCGCTTCCGCTTTTCGCCGCGCGACGCCAAGGTGTGGGACGTCAAGGTCCAGAGCGATCACGCCGCGCTCGACGGTCTGACCGCACAGTTTGAAGCGACGCCGGCGTCGGCAGCGCGGACCCGTAGCGTTTCGACGCGGCATCCCAACTGGTGGATCGACGACCCCGACCCGGCCCAGGCGGTCGGCGTGCACCCCGGCGCGAAGTCGGTGAGCCGCTGGCGGAAGGACTTTTTAGCCGACTTCGCCGAGCGTATGGACCGCTGCCGGCCCTAGTAGGTTTTCGACAACTTGACCGCTAGATTGTTGCTATGAGAAACCCAAACGCCGCGCTTCTAATCTTGTTTATGCTGACTGCCGGCGCCGGCGTTGGTCGGGCCGCCGACGCCAAGCAGCGACTGCTAGTGCTGACGGACATCGAGAACGAACCAGACGATGCGCAGTCGATGGTGCGGCTGCTGACCTACGCCAACCACTTCGATATCGAGGGGCTGGTCGCGACCACGTCGATCCACCAACACAGCAAGACCGCCCGCTGGCGGATCGAGGAGATCGTCGACGCCTACGCCAAGGTCCGTGACAACCTGCTGCTGCACGAGCCCGGCTACCCCACGGCGG
This genomic interval from Posidoniimonas corsicana contains the following:
- the topA gene encoding type I DNA topoisomerase; the protein is MAKKKAANGASGNALVIVESPAKAKTIGKYLGKGFTVEASVGHVRDLPQGAKQIPAKYKGEPWANLGVNVEDNFTPIYVTSPGKSKQIKLLKDQLKKADTLYLATDEDREGEAISWHLLELLKPKVPVHRLVFHEITKDAIQAALATPREVDDGLVRAQETRRILDRLYGYEVSPLLWRKVRPKLSAGRVQSVAVRLIVERERDRMAFVSATWWDLIGTFAKEDGQKLEAAIVSVDGKKIPSGSNFDPMTGKLKKPDMLLLDGPASEALAEKLRTGEFTVTKVEEKPYTTKPYAPFTTSTLQQEANRKLGFTARRTMGAAQSLYENGHITYMRTDSTNLAKVAVEDARNLVASEYGDSFLPAEPRTYSGKVKNAQEAHEAIRPAGHPFPLLSEMRSSLNSDEFKIFELIWKRTVASQMENARGRRIVVTIEGGGCVFQVSGKTIDFPGYLRAYVEGSDDPDAELADQEKALPSVVEGEKLTCVEMLNKDHTTQPPSRYSEAALTKALEEKGIGRPSTYASIIDTIQARNYVFKKGGALVPTWVAFSVIKLLEDHLGGLVDYQFTAEMEDDLDAISRGEKEYLEYLKGFYFGNGKPGLKKQLENKIDDIDPRTISRIKIGDAEGDEVFVRVGKFSPFVEKGERTASLPEELPPDEVKLDYALELLAQAAKADEPLGTCPETGKPVYLKTGRFGPYVQRGTMEDDEKPKNASLLKGMSVDDVDFPTALKLLSLPRELGVHPKLENVITAYNGRYGPYVKCGDETRSLPADVSPLDVTVEQAIELLNQPKARGRGRGAAKPPIKVFDESPVTGTKVQLLEGRYGPYVTDGETNASLPKGADPEELDFNEALNLLAARAAAGGSKKKKAPKKKAAKKKAAKKTTKKAAKKKAAKKE
- a CDS encoding DUF1593 domain-containing protein, with protein sequence MPILAILLATAACGGCATQVAQAADAAPDGARHRVLVSTDIGGTDPDDFQSMVHLLVYADLFEIEGLVASPYGPGRKQDLLRVIDAYEQDYPCLARHSERYPTADTLRAVCKQGATELPGASGLGEPTEGSRWIIESARRDDPRPLHVLVWGGLEDLAQALHDAPDILPKLRVYFIGGPNKKWSVNAYNYIEQRHPELWMIEANATYRGWFTGGDQQGEWDNRRFVASHVAGHGALGALFVDAKDDLKMGDTPSVARLLHGVPDDPAAPGWGGSYVRIWDGRKTVFHGLPTRDAQSEAFGVTEFVLHTPDGYLPEHHTQMTFSGGRPPSPGVVEEGGLRFRFSPRDAKVWDVKVQSDHAALDGLTAQFEATPASAARTRSVSTRHPNWWIDDPDPAQAVGVHPGAKSVSRWRKDFLADFAERMDRCRP
- a CDS encoding trans-sulfuration enzyme family protein; the encoded protein is MATTEAIQNKVQEAKSNPEAAKQPQAGLTSQPGASTVAVHAGEARQKPGDSITDPIFCASTYTFTDTQSIINFIEQDQPREEYGRYGNPGEKVVEAKLAALEGAESAVLFSSGMAALVGLLMAKLSQGDEVIFFDECYHRSRQFCKEHLSRFGVVTHEVKTGDYQALEATITPRTRLLVSESPTNPHQSCVDLERFAEIGRQHEVETMIDATLATPYNLRPIEAGVDYVLHSATKYLGGHNDLLAGVVCGSKQQMASIRDLRGVMGAVNGPQNIYLLNRGLKTFELRMQRHNENGLAVARFLEEHPRVQKVYYPGLESHRDHEVAAQTMRGFGGLVTFLVKDADWRATADVVDAAKIFRIAPSLGGAESLIEQPLVMSYYKRTPEERKQFGIPDNMIRLACGLENAEDLIADLGQALG
- the acpS gene encoding holo-ACP synthase gives rise to the protein MIVGIGTDIIETLRIAKMIERHGELFINRVYTEHEISYCSAQKAATQHYAGRWAAKEAVLKALGTGWVRGISWRDIEVFKQPSGAPVVRLQGGARDALERSGIQRIHLSISHCRSHATAYAVAESDD